A single genomic interval of Plodia interpunctella isolate USDA-ARS_2022_Savannah chromosome 14, ilPloInte3.2, whole genome shotgun sequence harbors:
- the qtc gene encoding protein quick-to-court isoform X1, producing the protein MSRNYIRRIPEFHDEHCCAGNVTGNFRRTSSLRLRGEKMVQRSPLSTRKLIPIITENTHHKTRSDGPRLPEPGYRQRSHSFSNNGQKPRKPCLKSQDNCDGKLSMTDSAHTPPGSPEDLPDDESLHSYGSAATAASVDAGYAPFNGTTFSGRSMRYVLHCSSHAGLAGDEYLTPTQRAQKQIRRLKNLLTQAKKDLEKKDSEIFHLTKEVVELRLYKASICSPDEKSNSSEIVTIRENAEDLSLEQESPKREEACRSFDVTDSPLFKDQTPTRCQNEMQGSFTDSGHFDDLTNSSLHSKESVHMLTQEASCMTEFNDAEEERRSLIMFYEKKVDDVMRSHMGETQELKKAHNDKVEALLQKLADVNTRYCELLPNYEQAKERIHALEKQLEDASRQLNDEESRHRSIYLQMYQKGMEAAKFELDKDGEASTSQGPVNRVSVEELLEQLQITQTELENVRDTAFTSDRTAKSQVLLSAKEAVSLWVLGARKAMYRRIVESQKGNKTTVDPEVTLQFLKSAIYYFLTDPENHQGHLNAIENILGFTEAEKNNIRKARAT; encoded by the exons atgagcagaaattatattagaaGAATACCAGAGTTTCACGATGAGCACTGCTGCGCCGGGAATGTCACTGGGAACTTTCGGCGCACGTCCTCACTGCGTTTGCGCGGTGAGAAGATGGTGCAACGTTCACCTCTTTCCACCAGGAAATTAATTCCCATAATCACGGAAAATACACACCACAAAACCCGGAGCGATGGGCCTCGCCTCCCGGAGCCCGGTTACCGCCAGAGAAGCCAT TCTTTTAGCAATAATGGTCAAAAGCCAAGGAAACCTTGCCTGAAGTCACAAGACAACTGTGATGGCAAACTCAGCATGACAGACTCTGCCCACACTCCACCTGGCTCTCCCGAGGACCTGCCTGATGATGAATCTCTTCACAGTTATGGCAGCGCTGCTACTGCAGCTTCTGTGGATGCAGGTTATGCACCATTTAATGGGACCACCTTCAGTGGCCGGTCTATGCGATATGTCCTGCATTGTTCCTCTCATGCTGGCCTTGCTGGTGATGAGTATCTCACTCCTACCCAAAGAGCTCAAAAACAAATCCGTCGACTCAAAAACCTACTCACTCAAGCTAAAAAAGATTTGGAAAAGAAAGACAGTGAAATATTTCACCTCACAAAAGAAGTTGTTGAACTACGTCTGTACAAAGCATCCATATGCTCTCCTGatgaaaaatcaaattcaagTGAAATTGTAACAATAAGGGAAAATGCTGAAGATCTGTCTCTTGAACAAGAAAGTCCAAAACGTGAAGAAGCATGTAGATCTTTTGATGTCACTGATAGTCCCTTGTTCAAAGACCAGACCCCAACTagatgtcaaaatgaaatgCAAGGGTCCTTTACTGACTCCGGCCACTTTGATGATCTCACTAACTCTTCTTTACACTCTAAGGAGTCAGTTCACATGTTAACACAAGAGGCTTCTTGCATGACCGAATTTAATGATGCAGAAGAGGAACGCCGtagtttaataatgttttatgaaaaaaaagtagatgATGTGATGAGAAGTCACATGGGTGAGACACAGGAGTTGAAGAAGGCACATAATGATAAGGTTGAGGCATTGCTGCAGAAGCTGGCTGACGTAAATACGCGGTACTGTGAGTTGCTGCCTAACTATGAGCAAGCTAAGGAGAGAATCCACGCTTTGGAGAAACAGCTGGAGGACGCAAGTCGGCAGCTTAATGATGAAGAAAGCAGACACCGGTCCATATACTTGCAAATGTACCAGAAAGGCATGGAGGCAGCTAAATTTGAATTGGATAAG GATGGTGAAGCGAGTACATCTCAGGGACCAGTAAACAGGGTATCCGTTGAGGAACTACTTGAACAGTTGCAGATAACCCAGACCGAGCTCGAAAATGTCCGA GACACGGCATTCACATCGGACCGAACGGCAAAGTCACAAGTACTTCTAAGTGCAAAGGAGGCTGTTTCTTTATGGGTCCTAGGAGCTCGAAAG GCTATGTACCGTCGAATTGTCGAGTCGCAAAAGGGTAATAAAACCACTGTGGACCCCGAGGTGACACTGCAGTTCCTCAAGTCGGCCATCTACTACTTCCTCACAGACCCGGAGAACCACCAGGGTCATCTCAACGCGATAGAAAACATCCTAGGCTTTACTGAGgcagagaaaaataatatacgcAAAGCTAGAGCGACGTAG
- the qtc gene encoding protein quick-to-court isoform X2: protein MSRNYIRRIPEFHDEHCCAGNVTGNFRRTSSLRLRGEKMVQRSPLSTRKLIPIITENTHHKTRSDGPRLPEPGYRQRSHSFSNNGQKPRKPCLKSQDNCDGKLSMTDSAHTPPGSPEDLPDDESLHSYGSAATAASVDAGYAPFNGTTFSGRSMRYVLHCSSHAGLAGDEYLTPTQRAQKQIRRLKNLLTQAKKDLEKKDSEIFHLTKEVVELRLYKASICSPDEKSNSSEIVTIRENAEDLSLEQESPKREEACRSFDVTDSPLFKDQTPTRCQNEMQGSFTDSGHFDDLTNSSLHSKESVHMLTQEASCMTEFNDAEEERRSLIMFYEKKVDDVMRSHMGETQELKKAHNDKVEALLQKLADVNTRYCELLPNYEQAKERIHALEKQLEDASRQLNDEESRHRSIYLQMYQKGMEAAKFELDKDGEASTSQGPVNRVSVEELLEQLQITQTELENVRAMYRRIVESQKGNKTTVDPEVTLQFLKSAIYYFLTDPENHQGHLNAIENILGFTEAEKNNIRKARAT, encoded by the exons atgagcagaaattatattagaaGAATACCAGAGTTTCACGATGAGCACTGCTGCGCCGGGAATGTCACTGGGAACTTTCGGCGCACGTCCTCACTGCGTTTGCGCGGTGAGAAGATGGTGCAACGTTCACCTCTTTCCACCAGGAAATTAATTCCCATAATCACGGAAAATACACACCACAAAACCCGGAGCGATGGGCCTCGCCTCCCGGAGCCCGGTTACCGCCAGAGAAGCCAT TCTTTTAGCAATAATGGTCAAAAGCCAAGGAAACCTTGCCTGAAGTCACAAGACAACTGTGATGGCAAACTCAGCATGACAGACTCTGCCCACACTCCACCTGGCTCTCCCGAGGACCTGCCTGATGATGAATCTCTTCACAGTTATGGCAGCGCTGCTACTGCAGCTTCTGTGGATGCAGGTTATGCACCATTTAATGGGACCACCTTCAGTGGCCGGTCTATGCGATATGTCCTGCATTGTTCCTCTCATGCTGGCCTTGCTGGTGATGAGTATCTCACTCCTACCCAAAGAGCTCAAAAACAAATCCGTCGACTCAAAAACCTACTCACTCAAGCTAAAAAAGATTTGGAAAAGAAAGACAGTGAAATATTTCACCTCACAAAAGAAGTTGTTGAACTACGTCTGTACAAAGCATCCATATGCTCTCCTGatgaaaaatcaaattcaagTGAAATTGTAACAATAAGGGAAAATGCTGAAGATCTGTCTCTTGAACAAGAAAGTCCAAAACGTGAAGAAGCATGTAGATCTTTTGATGTCACTGATAGTCCCTTGTTCAAAGACCAGACCCCAACTagatgtcaaaatgaaatgCAAGGGTCCTTTACTGACTCCGGCCACTTTGATGATCTCACTAACTCTTCTTTACACTCTAAGGAGTCAGTTCACATGTTAACACAAGAGGCTTCTTGCATGACCGAATTTAATGATGCAGAAGAGGAACGCCGtagtttaataatgttttatgaaaaaaaagtagatgATGTGATGAGAAGTCACATGGGTGAGACACAGGAGTTGAAGAAGGCACATAATGATAAGGTTGAGGCATTGCTGCAGAAGCTGGCTGACGTAAATACGCGGTACTGTGAGTTGCTGCCTAACTATGAGCAAGCTAAGGAGAGAATCCACGCTTTGGAGAAACAGCTGGAGGACGCAAGTCGGCAGCTTAATGATGAAGAAAGCAGACACCGGTCCATATACTTGCAAATGTACCAGAAAGGCATGGAGGCAGCTAAATTTGAATTGGATAAG GATGGTGAAGCGAGTACATCTCAGGGACCAGTAAACAGGGTATCCGTTGAGGAACTACTTGAACAGTTGCAGATAACCCAGACCGAGCTCGAAAATGTCCGA GCTATGTACCGTCGAATTGTCGAGTCGCAAAAGGGTAATAAAACCACTGTGGACCCCGAGGTGACACTGCAGTTCCTCAAGTCGGCCATCTACTACTTCCTCACAGACCCGGAGAACCACCAGGGTCATCTCAACGCGATAGAAAACATCCTAGGCTTTACTGAGgcagagaaaaataatatacgcAAAGCTAGAGCGACGTAG
- the LOC128675113 gene encoding protein smoothened-like isoform X2 — translation MFLAKCLVGVITAWICQASQLDSGADKNSIISETENTTEILEAINGTMNFKLIKPNRATPWFPEREMKLDSCVRKAKCEPLVKSTCLGAKLPYDKTSVLLTFYERQSQIQTQLELYRELINVPKCWAVIQPLLCATFMPKCEHILGQDMVYLPSYEMCKITMEPCAIVYNTTYFPSFLKCNSTYFPPKCETPLREMKFNTSGKCIEPLIHTDKVQHFYEGISGCGLPCRDPLYTEDEHQQIHRLVAWGAGVCLVLNLLTVATFLIDWRSANKYPALVIFYINVCFAVASMGWLVQFGVGSRDDIICSKDGTRRRGEPSAEENLSCVVVFVLVYYFMMAACVWFVIFTYAWHMSFRALGKIQDRIDKKAAYFHLVAWSLPLVLTIATMAFGEVDGSSVTGICFVGYVNHGMRAALLLAPLFIVLVLGGYFLLRGVFSLIAVRVSSKDVISPRHSTKIRQTITRCSLTAALVSVFICGTFACHIYEFRNADLWKDDFKQNIICRLEALKEPSKECPSGVRPSVSVLQVRLFCCFAAGALMASWTWTPAAAHAWRRYLARKCGCSVETEAPRRARKHELIARAYRRRGEFAARGRLSISLGGSRQDPVAFCLDHTEPADYPDDPKHESAELSSSWAANLPRFVRRRDALVLPAHAHHSLSSTPDRRNSQDSQISISLRHVSVESRRNSVDSQLSVKIAEMKTKVGRRRTKHSKAKRKARVANVRKESTPSIESQISRYWLQSVAANNDPSREEVKFSFD, via the exons ATGTTCCTTGCGAAATGTCTAGTCGGAGTGATCACTGCCTGGATATGTCAGGCGAGCCAGCTCGACAGCGGCGCCGACAAGAACTCCATTATAAGCGAAACAGAAAATACCACTGAAATATTAGAAGCAATAAATGGTACTATGAACTTCAAACTTATCAAACCCAACAGAGCTACTCCATGGTTTCCGGAACGAGAGATGAAACTGGACAGTTGCGTGAGGAAAGCAAAATGCGAACCTTTGGTGAAATCAACCTGTTTAGGAGCCAAGTTACCTTATGACAAGACCAGTGTACTACTTACATTTTACGAAAGACAAAGCCAAATTCAAACGCAACTTGAACTTTACAGGGAACTGATAAATGTGCCAAAATGTTGGGCTGTGATACAGCCGTTGCTTTGTGCTACATTCATGCCGAAGTGTGAACATATACTGGGACAAGACATGGTGTATCTCCCGTCTTACGAGATGTGCAAGATTACTATGGAGCCATGCGCCATTGTGTACAATACGACATATTTTCCGTCCTTCTTGAAATGTAACTCCACATACTTCCCGCCGAAATGCGAAACACCTTTGAgagaaatgaaatttaatacgaGCGGAAAATGTATTGAGCCACTTATACACACTGATAAAGTTCAGCATTTTTATGaag GTATATCGGGTTGCGGGCTTCCTTGTCGTGACCCTCTGTATACAGAAGATGAACATCAGCAAATTCATCGGCTAGTTGCGTGGGGCGCGGGGGTCTGTCTCGTGCTCAATCTGCTAACCGTAGCCACCTTCTTGATAGACTGGCGCAGCGCTAATAAATACCCGGCCCTGGTCATATTTTACATCAACGTTTGTTTTGCTGTCGCTTCCATGGG GTGGCTGGTACAGTTTGGAGTGGGATCCAGAGATGACATCATTTGTTCCAAAGACGGAACCAGACGGAGAGGAGAGCCATCTGCAGAAGAAAACCTTTCGTGTGTCGTTGTATTCGTATTG GTTTATTACTTCATGATGGCAGCATGCGTATGGTTCGTGATATTCACTTACGCTTGGCATATGAGTTTTCGCGCTTTAG gGAAAATTCAAGACCGCATTGACAAAAAAGCGGCCTACTTTCACCTAGTAGCGTGGTCTTTACCACTGGTACTCACAATCGCCACGATGGCCTTCGGAGAGGTGGACGGTAGTAGCGTCACCGGCATCTGCTTCGTGGGTTACGTCAACCACGGCATGCGCGCTGCGTTGCTACTAGCGCCGCTCTTCATCGTGCTGGTGCTGGGCGGATACTTCTTGTTGCGAG GCGTATTTTCTCTCATAGCAGTACGGGTTTCTAGCAAAGACGTGATATCCCCACGACACTCAACAAAAATACGTCAGACAATAACTCGGTGTTCGCTCACCGCGGCGCTAGTGTCAGTGTTCATCTGCGGAACCTTCGCATGCCACATCTACGAGTTTAGGAATGCTGATCTATGGAAAGATGACTTCAAACAGAATATCAT ctGTCGCCTAGAAGCGTTGAAGGAGCCCAGCAAGGAGTGTCCCAGCGGCGTGCGGCCATCAGTGTCCGTGCTGCAAGTGCGGCTGTTCTGCTGCTTCGCGGCCGGCGCGCTCATGGCCTCCTGGACCTGGACCCCGGCCGCGGCCCATGCCTGGAGGAGATACCTCGCCAG GAAGTGCGGGTGCTCGGTGGAGACGGAGGCgccgcggcgcgcgcgcaagCACGAGCTGATCGCGCGCGCGTACCGCCGTCGCGGGGAGTTCGCCGCGCGCGGCCGCCTCTCCATCTCTCTCGGGGGCTCGCGCCAGGACCCCGTCGCCTTCTGTCTCGACCACACCGAGCCCGCCGACTACCCGGACGACCCCAAACACGAGAG TGCCGAGCTGTCGTCGTCGTGGGCGGCCAACCTGCCGCGCTTCGTGCGACGGCGCGACGCGCTCGTGCTGCCCGCGCACGCGCACCACTCGCTCAGCTCCACCCCCGACCGCCGCAACTCGCAGGACTCGCAGATCAGCATCAGTCTCCGCCACGTCTCCGTCGAGTCCAGGCGCAACTCCGTCGACAGCCAACTCTCCGTCAAAATAGCCGAGATGAAAACTAAAGTCGGAAGACGACGCACCAAGCACAGCAAAGCCAAAAGGAAGGCCCGAGTGGCGAACGTCCGCAAGGAAAGCACGCCATCTATCGAGAGCCAAATCAGTCGCTACTGGCTGCAGTCGGTCGCGGCCAACAATGATCCGTCCAGGGAAGAAGTGAAATTCAGTTTCGATTAG
- the LOC128675113 gene encoding pre-mRNA 3' end processing protein WDR33-like isoform X1: MDFGHPPPNMAMPPPGMGGPMGPPVRNNMRHNFRPFNYQMRFPPQGPLNMTQDDFDGKRLRKSVMRKTVDYNAAIIKALECRVWQRDWRDRHALQPDAMYTPDLLPPPSYPDNPINAVTTRFVKTATNKMRCPIFAVAWTPEGRRLITGASSGEFTLWNGLTFNFETILQAHDSPVRSMVWSHGEGWMVTGDHSGFIKYWQSNMNNVKMYQAHKEAVRGISFSPSDSKIVTCSDDGTLRIFDFFRCQEERILRGHGADVKCVQWHPTKALIVSGSKDNQQPIKLWDPKSGTAMSTLHAHKSTVMDLKWNENGNWLITASRDHLLKLFDIRKLGSELQIFRGHKKEASSVVWHPNHEGLFCSGGSDGAILFWNVGTDKEVGCIEGAHESIVWTMAWHPLGHILCSGSNDHTSKFWTRNRPGDLMRDKYNLNTLPPGVQDDHDLEEPAVIPGMGPEDKVEIFSSDTDKVIPGLDLDTTFVPMEFEKKVKKVPYSKPIPRNFQAQWNHGPTADDAATEALQAALVESVPGAVPLNQITPSAIFIYGKLISVEPGSKLERAIADGPLALKKYIATGEIEELHDVMPHLEEDADDDNYQPFEYPEPDNDGDALEGDEDMRDQGDEYYDNDMDMHQGNEDQDYNNGPDMNNGPMGPMNNMPPNMMRPPLLGNLGPMGPMGPPPIHPMHMQGMPPMGNMPPMGNMPPMGNMPPIANMPPPMGNMPPMNNMSHPPFNDNGYNKGHFDSVYDNQYNSQSDENYNEEENYDQNQGYDDDNSYNNDDGGNNNGDEGYQRNQRWEGGYRGRGRGRGRGMNGHGGRGRRGGGGQRGSPWNRRGGGANRSFRRGGKSVPN; encoded by the coding sequence ATGGATTTCGGGCACCCTCCTCCGAACATGGCCATGCCACCGCCCGGTATGGGTGGTCCTATGGGCCCGCCCGTCCGTAACAACATGCGCCATAATTTTAGGCCTTTTAACTACCAGATGCGGTTTCCCCCTCAGGGTCCACTGAATATGACACAGGATGATTTCGATGGTAAACGCTTACGTAAATCAGTTATGCGAAAAACTGTAGATTACAATGCTGCTATTATAAAAGCATTAGAATGTCGCGTTTGGCAAAGAGACTGGCGGGACAGGCACGCATTGCAACCCGACGCTATGTACACTCCTGACTTATTACCGCCACCTTCATATCCAGATAATCCCATTAATGCAGTTACTACTCGTTTTGTTAAGACTGCTACTAATAAAATGAGATGTCCTATATTTGCTGTGGCTTGGACTCCTGAAGGTCGGAGATTAATTACAGGGGCTTCATCTGGGGAATTCACTCTATGGAATGgcttaacatttaattttgaaacaattttacaaGCTCATGATTCTCCAGTGAGGTCTATGGTCTGGTCGCATGGGGAAGGATGGATGGTGACTGGTGATCATTCTGGGTTCATCAAGTATTGGCAGAGCAATATGAACAATGTGAAAATGTATCAAGCTCATAAAGAAGCTGTTAGAGGAATAAGTTTTAGTCCTAGTGATTCAAAAATTGTTACTTGCTCAGATGATGGTACATTGAGAATATTTGACTTCTTTAGATGTCAAGAAGAGAGAATATTGAGAGGTCATGGTGCAGATGTAAAATGTGTGCAATGGCATCCCACCAAAGCTCTTATTGTGTCAGGTAGTAAAGATAACCAACAACCAATCAAATTATGGGATCCAAAATCTGGCACAGCAATGTCTACTCTTCATGCACATAAATCAACTGTGATGGATCTGAAATGGAATGAAAATGGCAACTGGCTTATCACAGCTTCTCGTGaccatttacttaaattatttgatattcGTAAACTTGGCTCTGAACTGCAGATATTTAGAGGCCATAAAAAAGAAGCTTCTAGCGTTGTTTGGCACCCCAATCATGAGGGATTATTTTGTTCTGGAGGTTCAGATGGAGCTATTCTCTTCTGGAATGTTGGTACAGATAAAGAAGTGGGTTGCATAGAAGGGGCCCATGAATCTATAGTGTGGACAATGGCATGGCATCCTCTTGgacatattttatgttcagGTTCAAATGATCACACATCAAAGTTTTGGACACGAAATCGCCCGGGAGATCTTATGAGAGATAAGTATAATCTGAATACTCTACCTCCTGGAGTGCAAGATGATCATGACTTAGAAGAACCTGCTGTCATTCCTGGAATGGGTCCTGAGGATAAAGTGGAGATATTCTCTTCTGATACAGACAAAGTCATTCCTGGTTTGGATCTTGATACAACATTTGTACCCATGGAGTTTGAAAAGAAGGTGAAGAAAGTCCCTTATAGTAAACCTATTCCTAGAAACTTCCAAGCTCAGTGGAATCATGGACCTACTGCTGATGATGCTGCAACTGAAGCTTTACAGGCAGCATTAGTAGAGTCTGTCCCCGGTGCAGTTCCCCTCAACCAGATTACACCATctgcaatttttatatatggaaAATTGATTTCTGTGGAACCTGGCTCAAAACTAGAAAGGGCAATAGCAGATGGGCCCTTAGCtcttaagaaatatattgcGACTGGAGAAATTGAAGAGTTACATGATGTTATGCCTCATTTAGAAGAAGATGCTGATGATGACAATTACCAACCCTTTGAGTATCCAGAACCAGACAATGATGGAGATGCTCTTGAAGGTGATGAGGACATGCGTGATCAAGGAGatgaatattatgataatgatatgGATATGCATCAAGGGAATGAGGATCAAGACTATAATAATGGACCTGACATGAATAATGGACCCATGGGTCCAATGAATAACATGCCACCTAATATGATGAGGCCACCACTTTTGGGGAATTTGGGGCCCATGGGTCCAATGGGTCCACCTCCAATACACCCCATGCATATGCAAGGAATGCCACCAATGGGAAACATGCCGCCTATGGGAAATATGCCTCCAATGGGCAATATGCCCCCTATTGCTAATATGCCACCACCAATGGGTAACATGCCACCTATGAATAACATGTCACATCCACCATTTAATGATAATGGCTACAATAAAGGACATTTCGATTCTGTTTATGATAATCAGTACAATTCCCAGAGTGATGAGAATTACAATGAGGAGGAAAATTATGATCAGAATCAGGGATATGATGACGATAACAGTTACAATAATGATGACGGTGGTAATAATAATGGAGATGAGGGATATCAGAGGAATCAGAGGTGGGAAGGTGGTTACCGAGGGAGAGGGCGAGGGCGAGGTCGCGGAATGAACGGACACGGTGGGCGCGGCAGGAGGGGCGGCGGCGGCCAGCGCGGCTCGCCTTGGAACCGGCGAGGCGGAGGCGCCAACAGAAGCTTCCGGCGCGGCGGCAAGTCTGTGCCCAACTAG